A segment of the Maylandia zebra isolate NMK-2024a linkage group LG2, Mzebra_GT3a, whole genome shotgun sequence genome:
ttagataatatctaaaacagttgtgttttgttttaactttaacatatcataatttgattggttgcaactttcacaactacagtgagccaatcactcataattcctaaacatgtcaatcaggtaggaatgaagtaagacattaatagaaataaagagttgtgtgttgacatgtagccctttccttgcttaaatcattaatatttttgaaaaattaatctgtgataagacagcttatcaagatagaaccatgtaactagagatgaaccaaactgttcacagttttatctaactctgttttaataaaggctgtgacccctgctatagagtctgacagctgcagggattatatacaaatattcaactatcccagaattaaaccaggtctaaataaaaaggagtgagtatcactacaaggttaactcagtggtcctaatgctacagtttgatatcagcaaacaccgagcgcatacattgatgtgacaccacagccatgctatcattcaaacactgataacagcataaatcgaattaaatcgggacttgatgagagcttctgagtatcactagaaatattataaagagtcgtctctgtaccacagtttgctttcagtaaacaccgacagcattcactgttagcatagcacatccatgttagcagtgtataactggatggattagcatattagcacagatatcaataaaggactaccgtattaaatagttttactaacctcaggcagacggacaggcgctctgcaggtgggattgagcgtctgtagttggtgtctaggcgggcgatgctgggaccaacgagggaaagcaggtcctcaaactggccgacggtgatagcgctggaatcggccgtcatccaggcgcagctcctggagcaagtggtgaaactcaccaaactgctcatgcctctggaggacctgatggacccaggtacggcgaggacgtcttttacgctgctgctctgctctccacagtacatagagaagggagactctctcttcaagcgctagctcgatagctgccatcttgcaaagataccggtctggcacaactccctcccacattcctcccacatttccggttcacgcgcgttaaaatatgatattttgacgcgcgatggatttttcttgtacacgcgtcaaattaggggcgtttggggcgttttattcgcgtccatcgcgttcggtgtgaacacaccgtaacccttgtgcatgttttttattttgacagcgaatgcgcacctgcggaccacttatgtgcagccctggttatttagctcgtcatattgcagccacagaaattcttttgtccatgaaaccataaagctgcactttctttttgccttatagtctgatttgtcataacttctccgttttgtggtaagcttttctttggctgtcacttcttcaccctgacctgtcttatttggctcagcagaactaaaatatatatctgtctgtgaaggttctcagtcatccaggtcatcatagtcaaatataaatcctgctgcttttacacacgcactcacataagctcagcgattctctgcgcgatcaacctctcacatgtttaagctgcgggagatttcacttgtcatgtttgcatagtaagctaacgattaataagacgatgtcagaggaattggtgcacaaattatcatcactcacagatcagtgctgtcgctctctatacacagttcgcgcgattgcaaagtgaaagcaaaaaaacaagcgcaaattcaaacgcgatttcaatatgtcacatattgacagtggctcaccgatgccaatgacataattacccagctacatttctgaaagaatgcaaaagcattgacatatatttttccttcctacaatagcccgacgggcagggaagagatagattttggtagcccgactgaaaaaaatcgctagctccaggacgttaggctagcgatattgcaagccctgtatctgattgaggaatcatctttggaaaagagagtttattacagagaaatggctctttccaaaataaaagctatactatccgcttcttctgggctatattctcagcagcatattaaacagctgtctaaatgactcggctaaggttagtagcatgcttgcttttttttctgcttccacttgtctttgcactaggatgatgtcggtgtaaatgtgcagtcatattcgttgtgttcccactagtgctttcaggttaatctcgttgaaatgaccttaacgccacaacacggcaaatctccgttaacgagctaccgccgatcgctccgtgcatggggctagacggccaacacgttaacgagctaactgcgctaacacactagttcccacccatgtaattgagcattgcatggcacatccaacatactgttttactttagtccatgactgcttaccttcagggccatacgtcacatgaaaaccaaaataattccaaacgccagatctgaatgagggtgggggaggtccatgttgtaaggagagcttaacttctgtctcgctagcttgccctgcgctcttccttctgacatgctgtctgtgttgagcgctcagtgaatctgtgttcgactactccgcctaggctgcactgtcgaccctaggcggagtagtcaaacgcagattcactgagcgctcaacacagacagcatagtcagaaggaaagttgataaaataaattacaaattttgtattgtacaaattttgtattgttcgatacatatgcgtaccgaaccgaaagcactgtatcgaacggttcaatagcgatacgaatatcgttgcacccctaatatatatatatatatatatatatatatatatatatatatatatatatatatatatatatatatatatatatatatgtacaaaatggtggtggctaaccaaccggacatagtggtggtagataaacagaagaagacggccgtagtgatcgatgtagcggttccgaatgacagcaatatcaggaagaaggaacacgagaagctggagaaataccaagggctcagagaagagctcgagaggatgtggagggtgaaggtaacggtggtccccgtggtaatcggagcactaggtgcggtgactcccaagctaggcgagtggctccagcagatcccgggaacaacatcggagatctctgtccagaagagcgcagtcctgggaacagctaagatactgcgcaggaccctcaagctcccaggcctctggtagaggacccgagcttgaaggataaaccgcccgcaggggcgtgctgggtgttttttttatatgtatgtgtgtgtgtgtatatgtatgtatatgtatatatatatatatatatatatatatatatatatatatatatatatatatatatgtgtgtgtgtgtatatgtatgtatgtatatatatatatatatgtgtgtgtgcgtatatgtatgtatatatatatatatatatatatatatatatatatatatatatatatatatatatatatatatgtgtgtgtgtgtgtgtatatgtatgtatatatatatatatatatatatatatatatatatatatatatatgtgtgtgtgtgtgtatatatatatatatatatatatatatatatatatatatatatatatatatgtgtgtgtgtatatatatgtatcacCATGCATCTGTAAGGAGTTTATTTGACATACCTATGAACTAGATGAATTGAAATGTGGATTACGGTGCTGCAAATCTTCCCCAGTTTATACATTCATTTCCCAAATCTCACCTTGCGAGTAAAGCTACTTGCTGGGGGATTTTCTCAATTTCTTGCTTGATGGGACAGGTGTATTTACTTACATAATTGTATTCCTCATCCAATTTATAATGCGATTAAATATTAATACAAATCAGAGTTTGAAGAGAGGCAGATCTGGCAAAATTATCTAGACAGCAATATTGTGAAACTGTTCTTCTTGCTATGCAACTTTTTTCAATCACCCATAAATGGAACagaagcagagaaagaaaaatattctgctTCTAAGGATGTATTGAAAATGGTATTTCGACAGATAAAGCATTCAGAGTGAAAGGTAAAAATAGGTTCAGGTATTTTTCACTGCGATGATCTTGACTCATCTTGGCTGAGCTTTGTTTAGTTAGTGGCAGAGCTCTCCGGGGGAACATTGAGTTGCGTAGTCAAAGTGGAACTCTCCTGAATGAGCTTTGAGCATCAAGCCCCCAATATCCCAGCATGTGTGCCGCAGAGTCAGACAATAGAGCCAAACACAAGTCATAGCCAAATTGTAATTACCTCTGCACCCTGCAGAAGCAGACCAATTGACTCCTCTAGATGAATGACAACAGGTAAAGGGCAGTGATTAGCGGCAGGCCTCAGAAGCTTTGTTTGGTGCAGAGGGATAGGAAATTCTCTACATAGGGCAGAAGATATGCTTCAATTATTACGCTCTCTTATTATTCTGTGGGCTCTTTGTGTTCACAATTCTGCCTAGTACTAGAAATTTTGCTGCTTAAATTTGGCCAGTATTTCACAGACTGTGTAGTACAACCAGTAGTACCACAGTTTAGCTAATCATTGCTGGTTACCTAGTGACAGTATACTGAGAATACATAACTAAACCGAATTCGTTTCCATCATGTGTCAATAATATTTTAAGCAGTTAAAATTAACAATTAATTAGACTGCAATGAATATTTGTTTATATAAAATGGGAAAAGAGATGTTAACTAACTAAAAACTGACATAACAAACAGGCTCTGTATGGAGTCCACTGTACAAACAATAATGGCAAAGCAtagaaaaatgctttttaatgAAATAGTGAGGAGAACCAGTGcagttttctttcaaaatatttttttcctttagtgaTAAGCTTGCATAATGAGTAAGAAAATGTAATTGAGTAACCGAAGGAgctataaatatatgtaaattGCATTCATTTGCTGTTCACATACAGCAAAATGATTAGCTTTGTCTAGTGCAATAATCTGAGCAAccttgaattggataagcaaaagaaaatggatggatggagcgtCATCAAAACAATGGTGGTAACCCAGGTTACCCAGGTTGTACAAGATCACTGTTTTGAGAAAACTCAACACAGTAACAGTATAGCACCAATAATAAACAGCAAATGCTCATGCTGTGCGTGCAGGGCAGAGTTAATGCTAACTGAATTAGCCAATGCTCATAATCAAAGTGAAAGTCATCATTCACTTGCTTTCATGTAACCACTGCAGTGATTAAATAGACACTGACAAAGCTGGTTGCGTTCAAACAACCACATCTGGTAGCACTCTCACACACTTTGAGGGTAGAAGTCAGTGAATTAGCTGCTAAATATACACATAGGCCTTAATGTATACAGACTGCCTCAACTCACTGTTTTAAGGAGATTTCCTACTTGAATAGCTTTGTAAACTGTTGCCATAGTACATTTTTCTACTGCGGAGAAAAGTTTGTCAGCCCTCAAGAAGCCTTAGTGGCATGGGGGCTGctttcagctgctggtttccttTGTTCACTACATGTGTGATTAGAGGTTATGAAAGAAAATATATGGGCACCGCCCATCCAACATCAACACCGCACGACTTGAAACTCAGCGTTCCCACTCTTTGGATTCCCATTACCTTAGAGTGTAATTGGCTGAACTCTCATCAACATCCACACCCACACGCACAGCCTTTCATTTATTATAGAGGCACATTTCATATTTATACGTACATTTCACCAAACTGACAAGCTCAAAATTTGTATTATGAAATTAAACCGACTAATTTACCAAAGGTTAATAAACTTTGAGAGAGACAGAAGGCTAATTGCAAACACCTTGACTATAACAAATGTTTAGAAATTATTACAGTGTGTCTCATGTTACAGACTAAACTAAATGgaatttgaaaatattttatttatgtttcatTTAATAAATGATTTAATAAATCAGTAGCTAATTATTTTCATCTGATGTGTTACTGGAAACAAAGAAGTAATTGATCTAAATAGTTATAAATAAGAGCCTGTCTGATCAGTAGAGTTCAACTTTTCATTGCATAAGAGTTTTAGACCCCATTAAACTAAAACTTGTATTCCACTTCCCATCCTTTCCCTACTTAAAGCAGCGTGAGACCATTTTCTTGTCGGtcattaaatattaataaaattaattaccATCAGTAGGGGTGTAATGATTCATTCTGTGCACGGCTCCATTACTTATGAATTATGCTGATTCAACTGCATCCATCtggtaaaataaagaaacagaatgaatCCCTTCAGCAACAATCAATATCAAATTATTTGAAGTCAACCATTCATGACTTTTTATAAAACTTGTTAAATATTTCTTATATATTGCAGCAGAGCCAGGGCGTCATTTGATCCATTTCTAATTTGCATGTGTGACGGCATGAGGGCAGTTTGCATGGCTGTTGCTTTCTTAAGAAATCTATATCTAAATAATGGGATTTCTTTTTGAACAAACACTTAAATGGTGGGAAATTTTGATGTATATGGATCTGATGATAAATCTACATACATATGCAcattgttatttacattattgatGAATGTCATTATTTAATGTTTAGTATAATTTGTCATTAACTATAATCTAATGCTTTCTTATTACAGGGTTTTTTCCTGTTCTGAGAGTGTACTGCTGTGGTTCATGTGGATTCACTTTCAACAGCATTTCTGGCCACAGTTACAAACACTATGCACTGGCGAGTCACTCAAACTTAATGGAAAAATCCAGATCTTTTTCTTAGCAGTGAGTATAGGGGAACAGCATTTTAAAAGTTAGTTATTCTATATAAATAGCAACTTTGCTGACATATAACTAAATATTATAACCGACTGtaagcaaacagaaaaagaaaaaaaatccctaaaATTCAATACAGTCAGAAAGGCAAGAAGGCAACAGCTTCCTAAGGTATCAGCTTTAAAAGGCACATGCAGAAGAGCAACAacttttagccatttaaattcTCACACATTATAAAGTGTGAAATTTGGTGAGCGGGATCTTTTTCAAGTACAAACCAATGTGA
Coding sequences within it:
- the LOC143413135 gene encoding uncharacterized protein LOC143413135, yielding MYCGEQSSSVKDVLAVPGSIRSSRGMSSLVSFTTCSRSCAWMTADSSAITVGQFEDLLSLVGPSIARLDTNYRRSIPPAERLSVCLRFLVTGDSFRTIVFSFRVGVSTVSQITPLSSGRLHGCAFTWRLAVHHRGIPGALELSSVLCSSGWEAHPDKGTPYII